In Deinococcus sedimenti, a single genomic region encodes these proteins:
- a CDS encoding glycoside hydrolase family 26 protein has translation MAALLFTGAVPATQAAAVPSCGVFGLTVDSPAVLAAVERKVGCRFAAVRWFQDWTTPFNLRYARTLLAQGKELELSWQPRRQVAGALRGVPYREIAAGRHDAYLRRFARDVRQAGQPVRITFAPEMNGNWGAYQLGPNNTSADFIRAWRHVVNVFRAERAPVRWVWTPNIQYPGMPSSYRALYPGGAWVDEVGLDGYNWGTTNAWNRWLSFRDTFGASYQELKRVAGTKPVQLGEVASVEQGGDKAAWIRDMCAQLPAFGQIRRAFWFHIRDGRVDWRLTTSDPALNAFRRCPTTR, from the coding sequence GTGGCCGCGCTGCTGTTCACGGGCGCTGTCCCAGCCACGCAGGCGGCCGCGGTGCCGAGTTGCGGGGTGTTCGGCCTGACAGTGGACAGCCCGGCCGTCCTGGCCGCCGTGGAGCGGAAGGTCGGGTGCCGCTTCGCCGCGGTCCGCTGGTTTCAGGACTGGACCACGCCGTTCAACCTGAGGTACGCCCGGACCCTGCTCGCGCAGGGCAAGGAACTCGAACTCTCCTGGCAGCCGCGCAGGCAGGTCGCGGGCGCCCTGCGGGGCGTTCCGTACCGGGAGATCGCCGCCGGCCGGCACGACGCCTACCTGCGCCGGTTCGCCCGGGATGTCCGGCAGGCCGGTCAGCCGGTGCGCATCACGTTCGCGCCGGAAATGAACGGAAACTGGGGCGCGTACCAGCTGGGTCCCAACAACACGTCCGCCGATTTCATCCGGGCGTGGCGGCATGTCGTGAACGTCTTCCGGGCTGAACGGGCTCCGGTGCGCTGGGTATGGACGCCCAACATCCAGTACCCGGGCATGCCCAGCTCGTACCGCGCCCTGTACCCGGGAGGAGCCTGGGTGGACGAGGTCGGCCTGGACGGGTACAACTGGGGCACCACCAACGCCTGGAACCGCTGGCTGAGTTTCCGTGACACGTTCGGGGCGTCGTATCAGGAGCTGAAGAGGGTCGCGGGGACCAAGCCGGTCCAGCTGGGCGAGGTGGCCAGCGTGGAGCAGGGCGGCGACAAGGCCGCGTGGATCCGCGACATGTGCGCGCAGCTACCCGCATTCGGGCAGATCCGCCGGGCCTTCTGGTTTCACATCAGGGATGGCCGCGTCGACTGGCGCCTCACGACCAGTGACCCGGCCCTGAACGCCTTCCGCCGCTGCCCCACAACGCGGTAG
- a CDS encoding glycosyltransferase, whose product MGFTTVLPSTPLGWTLFIIVLLLLIKAALTVTLATAHIWVRRRRARDWHGRDTPGVSVMIAAFNEEVGIAQTIRSVLAQDGPPLQVIVVDDGSTDRTAAIADEFARRDARVQVLRQANGGKASALNRAAAHLEYPVAVSVDADSSLAPGALSALSRHFLNPAVGAVAGDVRVAGPVTSLTQMQHLEYSVGQQMDKRAQDMLGAVSVVPGAAGAFRTDLIRRLHYSGDTITEDMDLTVAIAAAGYQVRFEPAALSFTEPPVTLPAMWRQRLRWMYGTFQVMGKYRHLILTARGGRLGWLTLPYVLLYGLVLGGAGPLFDLAALTLLVQQMSGGSAPPGALVPLLVSIGIDVLVAGVALALGRQSLRPLLITPTQRLFMRPFVALVVIVTCLSFLRGRTVRWNKMPRVGVHLPGQPSPVAPQAGD is encoded by the coding sequence ATGGGCTTTACGACTGTCCTGCCGTCCACCCCGCTGGGTTGGACCCTGTTCATCATTGTGCTTCTGCTGCTGATCAAGGCGGCGCTGACGGTCACGCTCGCCACCGCTCACATCTGGGTCCGGCGCCGCCGCGCCCGCGACTGGCACGGGCGGGACACGCCGGGCGTCAGCGTCATGATCGCGGCGTTCAATGAGGAGGTCGGCATTGCCCAGACCATCCGGTCCGTGCTCGCTCAGGACGGCCCGCCCCTGCAGGTCATTGTCGTGGACGACGGCTCCACCGACCGCACCGCGGCCATCGCCGATGAATTCGCGCGGCGGGACGCCCGCGTGCAGGTGCTGCGCCAGGCGAACGGTGGGAAGGCCAGTGCCCTGAACCGCGCCGCCGCTCACCTGGAGTACCCGGTCGCGGTGAGCGTGGACGCGGACTCCTCGCTGGCGCCGGGCGCGCTGTCGGCCCTGTCGCGCCATTTCCTGAACCCGGCGGTGGGTGCCGTCGCCGGGGACGTGCGGGTGGCCGGCCCGGTCACGTCGCTCACGCAGATGCAGCACCTGGAATACAGCGTCGGGCAGCAGATGGACAAGCGGGCGCAGGACATGCTCGGGGCGGTCAGCGTGGTGCCCGGCGCGGCCGGCGCGTTCCGCACGGACCTGATTCGCCGCCTGCACTACAGCGGCGACACCATCACCGAGGACATGGACCTCACCGTCGCCATCGCCGCGGCGGGCTACCAGGTGCGTTTCGAGCCGGCCGCACTGAGCTTCACCGAGCCGCCCGTCACCCTGCCCGCCATGTGGCGCCAGCGGCTGCGCTGGATGTACGGCACGTTCCAGGTCATGGGTAAGTACCGCCACCTGATCCTGACAGCGCGCGGCGGACGCCTGGGGTGGCTGACCCTCCCGTACGTGCTGCTCTACGGACTGGTGCTGGGCGGAGCCGGACCGCTGTTCGATCTGGCGGCGCTGACCCTGCTGGTCCAGCAGATGAGCGGGGGCTCTGCCCCGCCTGGGGCCCTGGTCCCGCTGCTCGTGAGCATCGGGATCGATGTGCTGGTGGCGGGCGTGGCCCTCGCGCTGGGCCGACAGTCGCTGCGGCCCCTGCTGATCACGCCGACCCAGCGGCTGTTCATGCGGCCGTTCGTGGCCCTGGTGGTTATCGTGACGTGCCTGTCGTTCCTGCGGGGCCGCACCGTCCGCTGGAACAAGATGCCCCGCGTGGGCGTGCACCTGCCCGGCCAGCCGTCCCCGGTGGCCCCGCAGGCGGGCGACTGA
- a CDS encoding DegV family protein, with the protein MTAPSFGVVTDGGLDAYATLHNAVPVAPFAVNFGSTSYRMTEISREDLYRQLASNPTHPTSAQPTPQDWLSAMQAAGTPEVLAVTTSAGLSGSHNSADQARQLTGPGGPRVILHDSGTLSAAQAFQIHAAVTAARQGRSTEQAREWMRAVHEETELYFTIETLEYLRRGGRIGRVQATLGGLLNLKPVITVDKAAGTYVNVGRARSYRGAIQALTEQVTRRFREGTPLRVGLLYGNHPEDADAALEQLAGRHPIVWSDRTGVNPVLSVHVGPRALGLAAAPGAWPWER; encoded by the coding sequence GTGACCGCTCCCTCCTTCGGCGTGGTGACTGACGGCGGCCTGGACGCCTACGCCACCCTGCACAACGCCGTGCCGGTCGCGCCGTTTGCCGTGAACTTCGGGAGCACGTCGTACCGCATGACCGAGATCAGCCGCGAGGACCTGTACCGGCAGCTGGCCTCGAACCCGACGCACCCCACCAGCGCGCAGCCCACCCCGCAGGACTGGCTGAGCGCCATGCAGGCGGCCGGGACGCCCGAGGTGCTCGCGGTCACGACCAGCGCGGGCCTGAGCGGCAGCCACAACTCCGCCGATCAGGCCCGCCAGCTGACCGGCCCCGGCGGCCCGCGCGTGATCCTGCACGACAGCGGCACCCTGAGCGCCGCGCAGGCCTTCCAGATCCACGCGGCTGTCACGGCTGCCCGGCAGGGCCGGAGCACCGAGCAGGCGCGCGAGTGGATGCGCGCCGTGCACGAGGAGACCGAACTGTACTTCACCATCGAGACCCTGGAGTACCTGCGCCGCGGCGGGCGGATCGGTCGCGTCCAGGCCACGCTGGGCGGCCTGCTGAACCTCAAACCCGTGATCACGGTGGACAAGGCGGCCGGCACGTACGTGAATGTCGGCCGCGCCCGTTCGTACCGGGGCGCCATCCAGGCGCTGACCGAGCAGGTCACGCGGCGGTTCCGCGAGGGCACGCCGCTGCGCGTGGGGCTGCTGTACGGCAACCACCCGGAGGACGCCGACGCGGCCCTCGAGCAGCTGGCGGGCCGCCACCCGATCGTGTGGAGTGACCGCACCGGCGTGAATCCCGTCCTGAGTGTCCACGTCGGCCCGCGCGCGCTGGGCCTGGCTGCCGCGCCCGGCGCGTGGCCCTGGGAACGCTGA
- a CDS encoding NAD(P)-dependent oxidoreductase: MMTTLAFVGLGAMGDPMAAHLARHARDHGHRVLVWNRTAAKADAHAQTHGTQSVPLTEIAAADVIFTCLPTSAEVDEIMTALRDRLRPGAVWVDCTSGHPDAAARQADDLNRAGVTFLDAPVSGGTAGAQAGRLTVMVGGDPDALDRVRPHLAFAGKVVHVGGTGAGFSVKAVNNALLGVTLWATGEGLAILGRAGVNLGAALDVINASSGRSNASENLIPQRVLTREFPATFALGLLAKDAGIAVDLTQSVQGSAPVLAQVADLLRGAQRVVGDAEDHTAALKLIESMNDTVLK, translated from the coding sequence ATGATGACCACTCTTGCCTTCGTGGGCCTGGGCGCCATGGGCGACCCCATGGCCGCACACCTGGCCCGCCACGCCCGTGACCACGGGCACCGCGTCCTCGTGTGGAACCGCACCGCCGCGAAAGCCGACGCTCACGCCCAGACGCACGGCACGCAGTCCGTCCCCCTGACCGAGATCGCCGCCGCCGACGTGATCTTCACCTGCCTTCCCACCAGCGCCGAGGTGGACGAGATCATGACCGCGCTGCGCGACCGCCTGCGACCCGGTGCCGTCTGGGTGGACTGCACCAGCGGCCACCCGGACGCCGCCGCCCGGCAGGCCGACGACCTGAACCGCGCGGGCGTGACCTTTCTCGACGCGCCGGTCAGCGGAGGGACGGCCGGCGCACAGGCCGGGCGCCTGACCGTGATGGTCGGCGGCGACCCCGACGCCCTGGACCGGGTCCGGCCGCACCTGGCGTTCGCCGGGAAGGTCGTGCACGTGGGCGGAACCGGCGCGGGCTTCTCCGTGAAGGCGGTGAACAACGCGCTGCTGGGCGTGACCCTCTGGGCCACCGGTGAGGGACTGGCGATCCTGGGTCGCGCCGGGGTGAATCTCGGCGCGGCGCTGGACGTAATCAACGCCAGCAGCGGCCGCAGCAACGCCAGCGAGAACCTCATCCCGCAGCGCGTCCTGACCCGCGAGTTCCCCGCCACGTTCGCGCTGGGCCTGCTGGCCAAGGACGCCGGGATCGCGGTGGACCTCACGCAGTCGGTGCAGGGCAGCGCGCCGGTCCTGGCCCAGGTCGCGGACCTGCTGCGCGGCGCACAGCGCGTCGTGGGAGACGCCGAGGACCACACCGCCGCCCTGAAGCTGATCGAGTCCATGAATGACACGGTGCTGAAGTGA
- a CDS encoding SDR family oxidoreductase, with product MTTSMHGRRVLITGATGGIGLITARDLVNRGAHVTIVGRNPDKTAQVARDIGAQATLLADLSELTQVRRAAQEFAARGEGLDVLINNAGAFFTSRQETREGIEQTWALNHLSPFLLTRELLPLLREGQAPRVVTVASAAHAMGRLRLDDPEFRRGYGGWAAYSQSKLANILFARELARREPGIQSNSLHPGMVATGFAHNNGGWVSRAYRIVDRFAITPEQGAQTTLHLAAEPVQVSGRYFSNCREATPAPQARDDGAAFLLWELSEATVNAHP from the coding sequence ATGACGACCAGCATGCACGGCCGCCGCGTCCTGATCACCGGCGCGACCGGCGGAATCGGACTGATCACCGCCCGCGACCTCGTGAACCGGGGGGCGCACGTGACCATCGTGGGCCGCAACCCGGACAAGACGGCGCAGGTGGCGCGCGACATCGGCGCGCAGGCGACCCTGCTGGCCGACCTGAGCGAACTTACGCAGGTGCGCCGCGCCGCGCAGGAGTTCGCGGCCCGCGGTGAAGGTCTGGACGTCCTGATCAACAACGCCGGCGCGTTCTTCACGTCCCGGCAGGAGACCCGCGAGGGCATCGAGCAGACCTGGGCGCTGAACCACCTCTCGCCGTTCCTGCTGACCCGCGAGCTGCTGCCCCTGCTGCGGGAAGGGCAGGCGCCGAGGGTGGTGACGGTCGCCTCGGCCGCGCACGCCATGGGGCGCCTGCGTCTGGACGACCCGGAGTTCCGCCGGGGGTACGGCGGGTGGGCGGCATACTCGCAGAGCAAACTCGCGAATATCCTGTTCGCGCGGGAACTCGCGCGGCGCGAGCCGGGCATCCAGAGCAACAGCCTGCACCCGGGCATGGTCGCCACGGGCTTCGCGCACAACAATGGCGGCTGGGTCAGCCGCGCGTACCGCATCGTGGACCGCTTCGCCATCACGCCCGAGCAGGGCGCGCAGACGACCCTGCACCTCGCCGCGGAACCGGTGCAGGTCAGCGGGCGGTACTTCAGCAACTGCCGTGAGGCCACCCCGGCACCGCAGGCGCGGGACGACGGCGCGGCGTTCCTGCTGTGGGAACTGAGCGAGGCGACCGTGAACGCCCACCCCTGA
- a CDS encoding TetR/AcrR family transcriptional regulator: protein MSAPASPTLRRRLPSADRRQQILDGSEDLFTRQGFEAVSMGDIAAHLGISRPTVYAYFTSTADILGELLDQRLTEFEGRLAPLLRDLHSQPHPFATILEQLIQERPLLTLLQSGSGPAFTERRLAVFRDLEGRLHLHVSPPAGRARVPYLLTCLTLLLQATATHAITAGLSADQTRELARTLDRFVQAGLQGTAPDLHEAPV from the coding sequence ATGAGTGCCCCCGCCTCCCCCACCCTGCGGCGCCGCCTGCCCTCGGCCGACCGCCGCCAGCAGATCCTCGACGGCAGCGAGGACCTGTTCACCCGTCAGGGCTTCGAGGCCGTCAGCATGGGGGACATCGCCGCCCACCTCGGCATCTCCCGCCCGACCGTGTACGCCTACTTCACGTCCACCGCCGACATTCTCGGCGAGCTGCTCGACCAGCGCCTCACCGAATTCGAGGGCCGCCTCGCGCCCCTGCTGCGCGACCTGCACAGCCAGCCCCATCCCTTCGCCACCATTCTCGAACAGCTGATTCAGGAACGCCCCCTGCTGACCCTGCTCCAGAGCGGCAGCGGGCCCGCCTTCACCGAACGCCGACTGGCGGTCTTCCGCGACCTGGAAGGGCGGCTCCATCTGCACGTGTCGCCCCCCGCAGGCCGGGCCCGCGTCCCGTACCTGCTGACCTGCCTCACGCTGCTGCTGCAGGCCACCGCCACGCACGCCATCACCGCCGGGCTCAGCGCCGACCAGACCCGCGAACTGGCCCGGACGCTCGACCGGTTCGTGCAGGCCGGGCTGCAGGGCACCGCGCCTGACCTTCATGAAGCCCCCGTGTGA
- a CDS encoding YhgE/Pip domain-containing protein yields the protein MTRPRPTRPTLRDSYRALTPAERGLWRHPIMWAAALAFLFIPITYVAVYLMSVWDPAGNLNQLPAALVNLDRGTVSRGEKVNVGQDLVKELREDPPVDFRTYPSVQAAQQAVRNGEVYFALTIPADFSQKAVAGSSAQHGLLQLYRAPGLNYYASTVADRVAGTIATELNATLGENRWDVVQTSLQDVQDGFADIRDAIRKLADGAQTLTDGTRTLNDGAGDLQTGAGKLAGGADKLADGAETLSGGVTRLTGGVTQLSSGLRQLEQAAPGKQQLQPLRDGAAKLTAGATSLNGGLTKLAAGGEQLAAGAAKLTAGATQVAGGNAQLATQLPQLAGGLGDLNKGAQQLSGGAAQLRSGVASGLKPAVDGAAQLQAGAQKLGAGLGQAKGGAQKAADGAGQLAAGLPKLSSSLGQLQTGAQTLAGGAGQLSTALKGTPAATGAANLQSGATQLAGGLGQAQTAAQTASSGAQQLATQLPGLVSGLGDLQTGANQLQAGADKLQAGLTSGSRSLQDGAAQVQSGAQKLAQGAASAQAGAQKAVTGAQQLAQGSKQVQSGAQSLQTGATSLADNTRKAAQGAQSLASGAKDFQAGVNTLADGNEKIKGALGQITAKLPAQKDLNSLKSGGKTLASSARQLADGASSLESGTRSLKNGAGDLLDGAQKLTDGLNELHDKVPASIEQLGGDPTGLAESVQVRTTNFADVPNNGNAFAPYFIALALWVGATMTTFIFPYLLLPESGRQTRQAARVARKLTQPLLIVLGQAIIVVIGVRLMGVQFATPGQVILTTLAGSVTFLLVILALNLLIGPAGRILALVLLIVQLAASGGSYPVELSNPFFQTLHNIIPVTDVINALRHAMFGAFEGQYWTFMGRMGVVALISLTVALLSRRRWVYTEDQNFRSPIITDVG from the coding sequence ATGACCCGACCCCGCCCCACCCGTCCCACCCTGCGCGACAGCTACCGCGCCCTGACCCCCGCCGAACGAGGCCTGTGGCGCCACCCCATCATGTGGGCCGCCGCGCTGGCCTTCCTGTTCATCCCCATCACCTACGTCGCCGTGTACCTCATGAGCGTCTGGGACCCCGCCGGGAACCTGAACCAGCTGCCCGCCGCCCTCGTGAACCTCGACCGCGGCACCGTCTCCCGCGGAGAGAAGGTCAACGTCGGCCAGGACCTCGTCAAGGAACTCCGCGAGGACCCACCCGTGGACTTCCGCACCTACCCCAGCGTGCAGGCCGCCCAGCAGGCCGTGCGCAACGGCGAGGTCTACTTCGCCCTGACCATCCCCGCCGACTTCAGCCAGAAGGCCGTCGCGGGCAGCAGCGCCCAGCACGGCCTGCTGCAGCTGTACCGCGCGCCCGGCCTGAACTACTACGCCAGCACCGTCGCCGACCGCGTGGCGGGCACCATCGCCACCGAACTGAACGCCACACTTGGCGAGAACCGCTGGGACGTGGTGCAGACCAGCCTCCAGGACGTCCAGGATGGATTCGCGGATATCCGTGACGCCATCCGCAAACTCGCCGACGGTGCCCAGACCCTCACCGACGGCACCCGCACACTGAACGACGGTGCGGGCGACCTCCAGACCGGCGCGGGCAAACTCGCCGGCGGCGCGGACAAGCTGGCCGACGGCGCTGAAACACTCAGCGGCGGCGTCACCCGCCTGACCGGCGGCGTCACCCAGCTCAGCAGCGGCCTGCGCCAGCTGGAACAGGCCGCCCCCGGCAAGCAGCAACTGCAACCCCTGCGCGACGGCGCCGCGAAACTCACCGCCGGAGCCACCAGCCTGAACGGCGGCCTGACCAAGCTCGCCGCCGGGGGCGAGCAGCTCGCCGCGGGCGCCGCGAAACTGACCGCCGGGGCCACCCAGGTCGCGGGCGGCAACGCCCAGCTCGCCACGCAACTGCCGCAACTGGCCGGTGGCCTGGGCGACCTGAACAAGGGAGCCCAGCAGCTCAGCGGCGGGGCCGCGCAGCTGCGCAGCGGCGTCGCCAGCGGCCTGAAACCCGCCGTGGACGGCGCCGCGCAACTCCAGGCCGGAGCCCAGAAGCTCGGCGCGGGCCTCGGGCAGGCCAAAGGCGGAGCGCAGAAAGCCGCCGACGGCGCCGGGCAACTCGCCGCCGGACTGCCGAAACTGAGCAGCAGCCTCGGGCAGCTGCAGACCGGCGCGCAGACCCTTGCGGGCGGCGCCGGGCAGCTGAGCACCGCCCTGAAAGGCACACCCGCCGCCACCGGCGCGGCCAACCTCCAGAGCGGCGCCACGCAACTCGCGGGCGGCCTGGGGCAGGCGCAGACGGCCGCGCAGACCGCCAGCAGCGGCGCTCAGCAGCTCGCCACGCAACTGCCGGGCCTCGTCAGCGGCCTGGGCGACCTCCAGACCGGCGCGAACCAGCTTCAGGCGGGGGCCGACAAGTTGCAGGCGGGCCTGACCAGTGGCAGCAGGAGCCTGCAGGACGGGGCCGCGCAGGTGCAGAGCGGCGCGCAGAAACTCGCGCAGGGTGCCGCCAGCGCCCAGGCCGGGGCGCAGAAGGCCGTGACCGGCGCGCAGCAGCTCGCGCAGGGCAGCAAACAGGTCCAGAGCGGCGCGCAGAGCCTCCAGACCGGAGCCACGAGCCTTGCGGACAACACCCGCAAGGCCGCCCAGGGCGCCCAGAGCCTCGCGAGCGGCGCGAAAGACTTCCAGGCCGGGGTGAACACCCTCGCGGACGGCAACGAGAAGATCAAGGGGGCGCTGGGGCAGATCACCGCGAAACTCCCCGCGCAGAAGGACCTGAACAGTCTGAAAAGTGGCGGGAAGACCCTCGCCAGCAGCGCCCGGCAGCTCGCCGACGGCGCCAGCAGCCTCGAAAGCGGCACCCGCTCCCTGAAAAACGGCGCCGGGGACCTGCTGGACGGCGCGCAGAAACTCACTGACGGCCTGAACGAACTGCACGACAAGGTCCCCGCCAGCATCGAGCAGCTGGGCGGCGACCCTACCGGCCTCGCCGAGAGCGTGCAGGTCCGCACCACCAATTTCGCGGATGTCCCCAACAACGGCAACGCCTTCGCGCCGTACTTCATCGCACTGGCCCTGTGGGTGGGCGCCACCATGACCACCTTCATCTTCCCGTACCTGCTGCTCCCCGAGAGTGGCCGCCAGACCCGGCAGGCCGCCCGCGTGGCCCGCAAGCTCACGCAGCCGCTGCTGATCGTGCTGGGACAGGCGATCATCGTCGTGATCGGCGTGCGCCTGATGGGCGTGCAGTTCGCCACCCCCGGACAGGTCATCCTGACCACCCTGGCGGGCAGTGTGACCTTCCTGCTGGTCATCCTGGCGCTGAACCTCCTGATCGGCCCCGCCGGGCGCATCCTGGCCCTCGTGCTGCTGATCGTGCAGCTCGCCGCGAGCGGCGGCAGCTACCCTGTGGAACTCAGCAACCCGTTCTTCCAGACGCTGCACAACATCATTCCCGTCACGGACGTCATCAACGCCCTGCGCCACGCCATGTTCGGCGCGTTCGAGGGGCAGTACTGGACCTTCATGGGCCGCATGGGCGTCGTCGCCCTGATCAGCCTGACCGTCGCGCTGCTCAGCCGCCGCCGCTGGGTGTACACCGAGGACCAGAACTTCCGCTCCCCGATCATCACCGACGTCGGCTGA
- a CDS encoding MFS transporter — protein sequence MTDAIPSRPRVSPWVLSAFWFGSAFHWLLLLLILMPENVVTFVGEDRKGTFLGLLAGIGAVMALVLPPLVGAHSDRTGKRLPYLRIGLIVNLVGLGVMALAASALGGMTGFWVYLVGFLLVQFGNNFATAPYSALIPELVAPSERGRYSGVMAMLQALGQLLGAVSAVVVGLLKLPVLVSFVLIALLLIGPALVTLRGVPEPDSVVTRPAGGPTLSWRQLFAHQPFLWVFVTRVLFSLGQYSVQPFLQYYNKDVLRQSDAGTSTSIMLLCIIVGSIASASLGGRISDRIGRKPVIYVAGSVMAAAALLLLVAPSFGAALALAGAFGLGFGAFTSVDWALGSDAMPSQSSYARDMGIWHVAFVAPQMSSAPQGALLDWGNAQGGNLGYTLVFGIAAVCFILGVILIRNVPDTRRAAAA from the coding sequence ATGACCGATGCCATTCCTTCGCGCCCCCGGGTGAGTCCCTGGGTGCTGTCCGCCTTCTGGTTCGGTTCTGCGTTTCACTGGCTGCTGCTCCTGCTGATCCTCATGCCCGAGAACGTCGTGACCTTCGTCGGTGAGGACCGCAAGGGCACGTTCCTCGGCCTGCTGGCAGGGATCGGCGCGGTGATGGCATTGGTCCTGCCGCCGCTGGTGGGCGCGCACAGTGACCGCACCGGGAAGCGCCTCCCCTACCTGCGGATCGGCCTGATCGTGAATCTCGTGGGGCTGGGGGTCATGGCACTGGCGGCGTCCGCGCTGGGCGGCATGACGGGCTTCTGGGTGTACCTGGTGGGGTTCCTGCTGGTGCAGTTCGGGAACAACTTCGCCACGGCGCCGTACTCGGCGCTGATTCCGGAACTGGTCGCGCCGTCCGAGCGCGGGCGGTACAGCGGGGTCATGGCGATGCTGCAGGCGCTGGGGCAGCTGCTGGGGGCCGTGTCGGCGGTGGTGGTGGGCCTGCTGAAACTGCCGGTGCTGGTGTCGTTCGTGCTGATCGCGCTGCTGCTGATCGGCCCGGCCCTGGTGACGCTGCGCGGCGTGCCGGAACCGGACTCGGTCGTGACGCGCCCCGCAGGGGGGCCGACGCTCTCGTGGCGGCAGCTGTTCGCGCACCAGCCGTTCCTGTGGGTGTTCGTGACGCGGGTGCTGTTCTCGCTGGGGCAGTACAGCGTGCAGCCCTTCCTGCAGTACTACAACAAGGACGTGCTGCGGCAGTCGGATGCGGGCACGAGCACCAGCATCATGCTGCTGTGCATCATCGTGGGCAGCATCGCGTCCGCCAGTCTGGGCGGGCGGATCAGTGACCGCATTGGCCGTAAGCCCGTGATCTACGTGGCGGGCAGTGTCATGGCGGCGGCGGCGCTGCTGCTGCTGGTCGCGCCGTCATTCGGGGCGGCGCTGGCGCTGGCGGGCGCGTTCGGGCTGGGGTTCGGGGCGTTCACGAGCGTGGACTGGGCGCTGGGCAGTGACGCGATGCCCAGCCAGAGCAGTTACGCGCGGGACATGGGCATCTGGCACGTGGCGTTCGTCGCGCCGCAGATGAGCAGCGCGCCGCAGGGAGCCCTGCTGGACTGGGGGAACGCGCAGGGCGGGAACCTGGGGTACACGCTGGTGTTCGGCATTGCCGCCGTGTGTTTCATCCTGGGGGTGATCCTGATCCGGAACGTGCCGGACACCCGGCGCGCCGCCGCAGCCTGA
- a CDS encoding RluA family pseudouridine synthase — MTGRAPLLPPTEKPRVILEHPDFYVVHKPALWLTHPVRARVDVPDLLTFMQRETGEADLAPPHRLDRETSGAQVLSRDREAAQRFFTLFKTHLVGKTYLALVHGSPDWERRTLDAPLGDLGLGGANRIAIRQGVVPDGRPAVTDFRVVARRAGHALIEAYPRSGRLHQIRAHLSHLGLPMVGDKIYGRDPGVFLRFMEEGQTPELTERLGLARQALHAARVAFPWAGAQVVAEVPLAPDLRAYWDALSPDDI, encoded by the coding sequence GTGACGGGGCGCGCGCCTCTGCTGCCGCCCACCGAGAAGCCGCGCGTGATCCTGGAGCACCCGGATTTCTACGTGGTGCACAAGCCGGCGCTGTGGCTGACGCATCCGGTGCGGGCGCGGGTGGACGTCCCGGATCTGCTGACGTTCATGCAGCGCGAGACGGGCGAGGCGGACCTGGCGCCCCCTCACCGCCTGGACCGCGAGACGAGCGGCGCGCAGGTTCTCTCGCGGGACCGGGAGGCGGCGCAGCGGTTCTTCACGCTGTTCAAGACGCATCTGGTCGGCAAGACGTATCTGGCGCTCGTGCACGGCTCGCCGGACTGGGAGCGGCGCACGCTGGACGCCCCGCTGGGCGACCTGGGTCTGGGCGGCGCGAACCGCATCGCGATCCGGCAGGGGGTCGTGCCGGACGGGCGGCCCGCCGTGACGGACTTCCGGGTGGTGGCCCGCCGCGCCGGGCACGCATTGATCGAGGCGTACCCGCGTTCGGGGCGGCTGCATCAGATCCGCGCGCACCTCTCGCACCTGGGCCTGCCGATGGTCGGGGACAAGATCTACGGGCGGGACCCCGGCGTGTTCCTGCGCTTCATGGAGGAGGGGCAGACGCCGGAACTGACGGAGCGGCTGGGGCTGGCGCGGCAGGCGCTGCACGCGGCGCGCGTGGCGTTCCCGTGGGCGGGCGCGCAGGTGGTCGCGGAGGTGCCGCTCGCGCCGGACCTGCGCGCGTACTGGGACGCGCTGTCGCCTGACGACATCTGA
- a CDS encoding NADPH-dependent FMN reductase, which yields MKFAVLSTSLDPESRSAWLCDLAAAQLRAQGHEVTHLDLRAAPLPPFDNDQGPHGCYAHPHAEVYHRAIREADGVFLGVPVYNWGLGSGVKALVELTGSSDAARGLHGAWFDRPVTFLVSGGLDHGYLSHGAFAFGLMVDFRCVVNPHFVYATSAHWAAPGVPGDWLRERLDRTVDRGVDLSARLMGRDYASVWEL from the coding sequence GTGAAGTTCGCCGTCCTCTCGACCAGCCTCGACCCGGAAAGCCGCAGTGCGTGGCTGTGCGACCTTGCCGCCGCGCAGTTGCGGGCGCAGGGGCACGAGGTCACGCACCTCGACCTGCGCGCGGCGCCCCTGCCGCCCTTCGACAACGATCAGGGGCCGCACGGCTGTTACGCGCACCCGCACGCTGAGGTGTATCACCGCGCGATCCGCGAGGCGGACGGGGTGTTCCTGGGCGTGCCCGTGTACAACTGGGGGCTGGGGTCCGGCGTGAAGGCACTGGTGGAACTGACCGGGAGCAGTGACGCGGCGCGCGGCCTGCACGGCGCGTGGTTCGACCGGCCCGTGACGTTCCTGGTGTCGGGCGGGCTGGATCACGGGTACCTGAGTCACGGGGCGTTCGCGTTCGGGCTGATGGTGGATTTCCGCTGCGTGGTGAACCCGCACTTCGTGTACGCGACGTCCGCGCACTGGGCCGCGCCGGGCGTGCCGGGCGACTGGCTGCGCGAGCGATTGGACCGCACGGTGGACCGGGGCGTGGACCTCTCGGCGCGCCTGATGGGCCGCGACTATGCCAGCGTGTGGGAACTGTGA